The Quercus robur chromosome 7, dhQueRobu3.1, whole genome shotgun sequence genome has a segment encoding these proteins:
- the LOC126692268 gene encoding uncharacterized protein LOC126692268 isoform X2 yields the protein MPQGDYIDLHRKRYGYRLDHFERKRKKEAREVHKRSQIAQKALGIKGKMFAKKRYAEKAQMKKTLAMHEESSTRRKVDDDVSKGAVPAYLLDRENTTRAKVLSNTIKQKRKEKAGKWEVPLPKVRPVAEDEMFKVLRTGKRKTKQWKRMITKATFVGPAFTRKPPKYERFIRPSGLRFTKAHVTHPELKCTFNLDIIGVKKNPNGQMYTSLGVMTRGTIIEVNVSELGLVTPAGKVVWGKYAQVTNNPENDGCINAVLLV from the exons ATG cCTCAAGGAGATTACATAGATCTTCACAGAAAGAGATATGGGTACCGCCTTGATCACTTCGAGCGCAAGCGCAAGAAGGAAGCTCGTGAAGTCCACAAGCGCTCTCAGATTGCCCAGAAg GCTCTGGGTATTAAGGGCAAGATGTTTGCCAAGAAGCGTTATGCTGAGAAGGCTCAGATGAAGAAAAC ACTAGCTATGCACGAGGAATCCTCCACCAGGCGCAAAGTGGATGATGATGTTTCAAAAGGAGCTGTTCCTGCCTATCTGCTGGATCGTGAAAACACTACACGAGCAAAA GTTCTCAGCAATACCATCAAGCAAAAGAGGAAAGAGAAGGCTGGGAAATGGGAAGTCCCTTTACCCAAG GTGAGGCCTGTGGCTGAAGATGAAATGTTCAAAGTGCTCAGAACTGGTAAACGAAAGA CCAAGCAATGGAAGAGGATGATCACAAAAGCGACATTTGTGGGTCCTGCTTTTACAAGAAAACCCCCGAAGTATGAGCGCTTTATCCGACCTTCAGGGTTGCGGTTCACCAAAGCTCATGTGACACACCCTGAACTCAAATGCACTTTCAATCTTGACATTATTGGAGTAAAGAAAAATCCTAATGGTCAGATGTATACCTCTCTTGGTGTGATGACAAGGGGAACCATCATTGAG GTGAATGTCAGTGAGTTGGGTCTGGTTACACCTGCTGGGAAAGTTGTATGGG GAAAATATGCTCAAGTGACAAATAACCCTGAGAATGATGGTTGTATAAACGCTGTTCTGCTTGTCTAA
- the LOC126692269 gene encoding protein LEAD-SENSITIVE 1 produces MGLLSNRVQRESLKPGDHIYSWRTAYIYAHHGIYVGDDKVIHFTRRGQEVGTGTVLDVLLISSGPARSHQPCSTCTPPEEGSGVMSSCLNCFLSGGVLYRFEYSVTPALFLAKARGGTCTLAVSDPDDVVVHRAKYLLENGFGCYNVFKNNCEDFAIYCKTGLLVVEQGTIGQSGQAVSIIGGPLAAVLSTPLRLVTTNLYGMAATAVAVYCASRYAADIGMRRDVVKMSAEDMTRRLATGLLQVVEPQISATPARGSPLLLTQ; encoded by the exons ATGGGGCTGCTTTCCAacag AGTGCAAAGGGAGAGCCTGAAACCAGGGGATCACATATACTCGTGGAGAACTGCTTATATTTATGCTCATCATG GTATCTATGTTGGAGATGACAAAGTCATTCATTTTACTAGACGTGGCCAAGAAGTAGGAACTGGGACTGTGCTGGATGTCCTCTTGATTAGCTCAGGTCCAGCCCGATCTCATCAGCCCTGCTCCACTTGCACTCCACCAGAAGAAGGGAGTGGGGTCATGTCCTCATGCCTGAACTGCTTCCTTTCTGGTGGTGTTCTGTACCGTTTTGAGTATTCTGTCACCCCTGCTCTCTTTCTTGCTAAAGCACGTGGTGGAACATGCACTCTTGCTGTCTCAGACCCAGATGATGTCGTGGTCCATCGAGCAAAGTACCTGCTTGAAAATGGCTTTGGCTGCTATAATGTGTTTAAGAACAACTGTGAGGACTTTGCTATCTACTGCAAAACCGGGCTTCTTGTGGTGGAACAAGGAACAATTGGTCAGAGTGGCCAAGCTGTTTCTATTATAGGGGGGCCTCTCGCGGCTGTTTTATCTACACCACTGCGTCTTGTTACTACCAATCTGTATGGAATGGCTGCTACCGCTGTTGCAGTCTACTGTGCTAGTAGATATGCTGCTGACATTGGCATGAGAAGGGATGTTGTGAAGATGTCTGCTGAGGATATGACGAGGAGGCTCGCAACAGGCTTACTTCAGGTGGTTGAACCCCAAATTTCAGCTACTCCTGCCCGTGGATCTCCCTTGCTTCTCACTCAATGA
- the LOC126692268 gene encoding uncharacterized protein LOC126692268 isoform X3: MPQGDYIDLHRKRYGYRLDHFERKRKKEAREVHKRSQIAQKALGIKGKMFAKKRYAEKAQMKKTLAMHEESSTRRKVDDDVSKGAVPAYLLDRENTTRAKVLSNTIKQKRKEKAGKWEVPLPKVRPVAEDEMFKVLRTGKRKTKQWKRMITKATFVGPAFTRKPPKYERFIRPSGLRFTKAHVTHPELKCTFNLDIIGVKKNPNGQMYTSLGVMTRGTIIEVLFSCKC, from the exons ATG cCTCAAGGAGATTACATAGATCTTCACAGAAAGAGATATGGGTACCGCCTTGATCACTTCGAGCGCAAGCGCAAGAAGGAAGCTCGTGAAGTCCACAAGCGCTCTCAGATTGCCCAGAAg GCTCTGGGTATTAAGGGCAAGATGTTTGCCAAGAAGCGTTATGCTGAGAAGGCTCAGATGAAGAAAAC ACTAGCTATGCACGAGGAATCCTCCACCAGGCGCAAAGTGGATGATGATGTTTCAAAAGGAGCTGTTCCTGCCTATCTGCTGGATCGTGAAAACACTACACGAGCAAAA GTTCTCAGCAATACCATCAAGCAAAAGAGGAAAGAGAAGGCTGGGAAATGGGAAGTCCCTTTACCCAAG GTGAGGCCTGTGGCTGAAGATGAAATGTTCAAAGTGCTCAGAACTGGTAAACGAAAGA CCAAGCAATGGAAGAGGATGATCACAAAAGCGACATTTGTGGGTCCTGCTTTTACAAGAAAACCCCCGAAGTATGAGCGCTTTATCCGACCTTCAGGGTTGCGGTTCACCAAAGCTCATGTGACACACC CTGAACTCAAATGCACTTTCAATCTTGACATTATCGGAGTAAAGAAAAATCCTAATGGTCAGATGTATACCTCTCTTGGTGTGATGACAAGGGGAACCATCATTGAGGTATTGTTTTCCTGTAAATGTTAA
- the LOC126692268 gene encoding uncharacterized protein LOC126692268 isoform X1, producing MPQGDYIDLHRKRYGYRLDHFERKRKKEAREVHKRSQIAQKALGIKGKMFAKKRYAEKAQMKKTLAMHEESSTRRKVDDDVSKGAVPAYLLDRENTTRAKVLSNTIKQKRKEKAGKWEVPLPKVRPVAEDEMFKVLRTGKRKTKQWKRMITKATFVGPAFTRKPPKYERFIRPSGLRFTKAHVTHPELKCTFNLDIIGVKKNPNGQMYTSLGVMTRGTIIEVNVSELGLVTPAGKVVWGKYAQVTNNPENDGCINVVLLVLRGLLTTVEIWVRTSMMFEAGF from the exons ATG cCTCAAGGAGATTACATAGATCTTCACAGAAAGAGATATGGGTACCGCCTTGATCACTTCGAGCGCAAGCGCAAGAAGGAAGCTCGTGAAGTCCACAAGCGCTCTCAGATTGCCCAGAAg GCTCTGGGTATTAAGGGCAAGATGTTTGCCAAGAAGCGTTATGCTGAGAAGGCTCAGATGAAGAAAAC ACTAGCTATGCACGAGGAATCCTCCACCAGGCGCAAAGTGGATGATGATGTTTCAAAAGGAGCTGTTCCTGCCTATCTGCTGGATCGTGAAAACACTACACGAGCAAAA GTTCTCAGCAATACCATCAAGCAAAAGAGGAAAGAGAAGGCTGGGAAATGGGAAGTCCCTTTACCCAAG GTGAGGCCTGTGGCTGAAGATGAAATGTTCAAAGTGCTCAGAACTGGTAAACGAAAGA CCAAGCAATGGAAGAGGATGATCACAAAAGCGACATTTGTGGGTCCTGCTTTTACAAGAAAACCCCCGAAGTATGAGCGCTTTATCCGACCTTCAGGGTTGCGGTTCACCAAAGCTCATGTGACACACCCTGAACTCAAATGCACTTTCAATCTTGACATTATTGGAGTAAAGAAAAATCCTAATGGTCAGATGTATACCTCTCTTGGTGTGATGACAAGGGGAACCATCATTGAG GTGAATGTCAGTGAGTTGGGTCTGGTTACACCTGCTGGGAAAGTTGTATGGG GAAAATATGCTCAGGTGACAAATAACCCCGAGAATGATGGTTGTATAAACGTTGTTTTGCTTGTCTTAAGAGGTTTATTGACAACGGTAGAAATCTGGGTGCGAACATCAATGATGTTTGAAGCAGGGTTCTAA
- the LOC126692271 gene encoding digalactosyldiacylglycerol synthase 1, chloroplastic, which yields MLVLSQHFLVLSQRERERERIQFFQALEIFKERRETLAFSGSAMGSENRATTSSSSSSNSSAFSFISKGWREVRDSADADIQLMRHRANSFKNLATSFDRELENFINSASNSFSVSAIRSPPAEIDFVKRLQPKLSEFRRAYSSPDFSKKVLEKWTPRSRLRIDLSAIRNAIVAEVEDGDGVVDFNRVRKRNVVSFREFWGVWKSEVEGDEAAQSSDWEPIRVLKTRLREFEKRSSSAEIFGGLKNSEFVEKLKSSLKAMCKESQESKEVPPLDVPELLAYFVRQSGPFLDQLGVKKDICDKIVESLCSKRKNQLLRHSSSAGESSVIGNDNINDELDLRIASVLQSTGHCYEGGFWTDHAKHDPSNGKRHVAIVTTASLPWMTGTAVNPLFRAAYLAQSAKQNVTLLVPWLCRSDQEIVYPNSLTFSSPEEQETYIRNWLEERIGFKADFKISFYPGKFSKERRSIIPAGDTSQFIPSKDADIAILEEPEHLNWYHHGKRWTDKFNHVVGVVHTNYLEYIKREKNGAIQAFLVKHINNWVTRAYCHKVLRLSAATQNLPKSVICNVHGVNPKFLKIGEKVAAERELGQQAFSKGAYFLGKMVWAKGYRELIDLLAKHKNDLDGFKLDVYGNGEDAHEVQSTAKRLDLNLNFLRGRDHADDSLHGYKVFINPSISDVLCTATAEALAMGKFVVCAEHPSNEFFRSFPNCLTYTTSEDFIARVKEALESEPQPLTPEERYNLSWEAATQRFIEYSELNKVLNNTEDGAKFSRNNRKIVKKSVSLPSLSQIFDGGLAFAHYCLTGNEFLRICTGAIPGTRDYDKQHCKDLNLLPPQVENPIYGW from the exons ATGCTAGTTCTTTCTCAGCATTTTCTCGTTCtttctcagagagagagagagagagagagaattcaattctttcaagccctagaaatttTCAAAGAACGAAGAGAAACCTTAGCATTTTCAGGGTCAGCGATGGGCAGCGAGAATCGAGCAACGACGTCGTCTTCTTCTTCGTCGAATTCGAGCGCGTTCTCCTTCATATCCAAAGGTTGGCGAGAGGTTCGTGACTCGGCGGACGCGGATATCCAACTCATGCGCCACCGAGCCAACTCGTTCAAGAACTTAGCGACGTCGTTCGACCGAGAGCTTGAGAATTTTATCAACTCGGCTTCGAATTCGTTTTCTGTGTCGGCGATTCGATCGCCTCCGGCGGAGATCGATTTCGTGAAGAGGCTCCAGCCGAAGCTCTCGGAGTTCCGGCGGGCGTACTCGTCGCCGGATTTCAGCAAGAAGGTTCTGGAGAAGTGGACTCCGAGGTCGCGGCTTCGGATCGATTTGTCGGCGATAAGGAACGCGATTGTGGCGGAGGTGGAGGATGGGGATGGAGTTGTTGATTTCAATAGGGTTAGGAAGAGGAACGTGGTGAGTTTCAGAGAGTTTTGGGGGGTGTGGAAGAGTGAGGTTGAAGGAGACGAAGCAGCACAGTCTAGCGATTGGGAGCCAATTCGTGTGTTGAAGACGAGACTCAGAGAGTTCGAGAAGCGAAGCTCTTCGGCCGAGATTTTCGGTGGGTTGAAGAACAGTGAGTTTGTGGAGAAATTGAAGTCAAGCTTG aaagCAATGTGCAAGGAGTCTCAGGAATCAAAG GAGGTTCCACCACTTGATGTGCCAGAACTTTTGGCATATTTTGTAAGGCAATCTGGTCCATTTTTGGATCAACTTGGTGttaaaaaag ATATATGCGATAAGATAGTGGAAAGCTTGTGTAGCAAACGCAAGAACCAACTTTTACGGCACTCTTCATCTGCTGGGGAATCCTCTGTTATAGGGAATGATAACATTAATGATGAATTGGATTTGAGGATAGCCAGTGTCCTCCAAAGTACAGGTCATTGTTATGAGGGTGGATTTTGGACCGACCATGCAAAGCATGACCCATCCAATGGGAAAAGGCATGTTGCCATTGTCACAACTGCTAGTCTTCCTTGGATGACAGGAACAGCTGTAAATCCACTGTTTCGAGCTGCATATCTAGCGCAGtctgcaaaacaaaatgttacCCTACTGGTTCCATGGCTTTGTAGATCAGATCAAGAAATAGTTTATCCAAACAGTCTCACTTTTAGCTCACCAGAAGAGCAGGAAACTTATATACGTAACTGGCTCGAGGAAAGGATTGGCTTTAAGGCTGattttaagatttctttttatccTGGCAAG ttttcaaaagaaaggagaagcaTAATACCTGCCGGAGATACTTCTCAGTTTATCCCGTCCAAGGATGCTGACATTGCTATCCTAGAAGAGCCAGAGCACCTGAATTGGTACCATCACGGTAAGCGTTGGACTGATAAATTTAACCATGTTGTGGGCGTTGTCCACACAAATTACTTGGAATATATTAAGAGGGAGAAGAATGGGGCCATCCAAGCATTCCTCGTAAAGCACATAAACAATTGGGTTACAAGAGCATATTGCCACAAG GTTCTTCGTCTTTCTGCTGCTACTCAGAATTTACCAAAGTCTGTGATTTGCAATGTTCATGGTGTGAAtcctaaatttttgaaaattggagAAAAGGTTGCTGCAGAAAGGGAACTTGGGCAGCAAGCCTTTTCAAAAGGAGCATATTTCTTAGGCAAGATGGTCTGGGCAAAGGGATATAGGGAGTTGATAGATCTCTTAGCAAAGCACAAGAATGATCTTGATGGCTTCAAGTTGGACGTGTATGGGAATGGAGAGGATGCCCATGAAGTTCAGAGTACAGCTAAGAGGTTGGATCTGAATCTCAATTTTCTAAGAGGAAGAGACCATGCAGATGACTCTCTTCACGG GTACAAAGTCTTCATAAATCCTAGTATTAGCGATGTGCTCTGCACAGCTACTGCTGAGGCACTTGCAATGGGAAAATTTGTAGTATGTGCGGAACACCCATCAAATGAATTCTTTAGGTCATTTCCCAACTGTTTGACTTACACAACATCTGAGGACTTCATTGCCAGAGTGAAAGAAGCACTAGAAAGTGAACCTCAACCTCTTACTCCTGAGGAAAGATATAACCTTTCATGGGAAGCTGCCACCCAGAGATTTATTGAGTATTCTGAGCTTAACAAAGTCTTGAATAACACTGAAGATGGTGCAAAATTCAGCAGAAATAATAGAAAGATCGTTAAGAAATCAGTTTCATTACCTAGTTTGAGTCAGATATTTGATGGAGGGTTGGCATTTGCCCATTACTGTCTCACCGGGAATGAATTTCTTAGAATTTGTACTGGGGCGATCCCTGGCACACGTGACTATGACAAGCAGCATTGCAAAGACCTTAACCTTTTGCCTCCACAGGTAGAAAATCCCATCTATGGTTGGTAA
- the LOC126692270 gene encoding protein LEAD-SENSITIVE 1-like, which produces MGLLSNRVQRESLKPGDHIYSWRAVYIYAHHGIYVGDEKVIHFTRRGQEVGTGTVLDVLLTSSGPARSRQPCSTCTPPEEGSGVVSSCLNCFLSGGVLYRFEYSVTPALFLAKARGGTCTLAGSEPDDAVVHRVKYLLENGFGCYNVFKNNCEDFAIYCKTGLLVVEQGTIGQSGQAVSIIGGPLAAALSTPLLLVTTNVYGMAAITVAVYCASRYVADIGMRKDVVKMSAEDLTRRLATGLLQVVEPQISATPARGSPLLLTQ; this is translated from the exons atggggCTGCTTTCTAacag AGTGCAAAGGGAGAGCCTGAAACCAGGGGATCACATATACTCGTGGAGAGCTGTTTATATTTATGCTCATCATG GTATCTATGTTGGAGATGAAAAAGTCATTCATTTTACTAGACGTGGCCAAGAAGTAGGAACTGGGACTGTGCTGGATGTCCTCTTGACTAGCTCAGGACCAGCCCGATCTCGTCAGCCCTGCTCCACTTGCACTCCACCAGAAGAAGGGAGTGGGGTCGTGTCCTCATGCCTGAACTGCTTCCTTTCTGGTGGTGTTCTGTACCGTTTTGAGTATTCTGTCACCCCTGCTCTCTTTCTTGCTAAAGCACGCGGTGGAACATGCACTCTTGCCGGCTCAGAACCAGATGATGCCGTGGTCCATCGAGTAAAGTACCTGCTTGAAAATGGCTTTGGCTGCTATAATGTGTTTAAGAACAACTGTGAGGACTTTGCTATCTACTGCAAAACCGGGCTTCTTGTGGTGGAACAAGGAACAATTGGTCAGAGTGGCCAAGCTGTTTCTATTATAGGGGGGCCTCTCGCGGCTGCTTTATCTACACCTTTGCTTCTTGTTACCACCAATGTGTATGGAATGGCTGCTATCACTGTTGCAGTCTACTGTGCTAGTAGATATGTTGCTGACATTGGCATGAGAAAGGATGTTGTGAAGATGTCTGCAGAGGATCTGACGAGGAGGCTTGCGACAGGCTTACTTCAGGTAGTTGAACCCCAAATTTCAGCTACTCCTGCCCGTGGATCTCCCTTGCTTCTCACTCAATGA